A stretch of the Gossypium hirsutum isolate 1008001.06 chromosome D07, Gossypium_hirsutum_v2.1, whole genome shotgun sequence genome encodes the following:
- the LOC121219331 gene encoding 30S ribosomal protein S21, chloroplastic translates to MAFSLTSLSKSLSSLLPSQHSLPNLPQNPPNFAPPVSLSDPKSTSIRLSSCLTTPAEETNAITCPSLAYANTLFFKSGHYNVQVVVADNEAEDKLLGRFRRAVFKAGVIQECKRRMFFESSQEKKKRKVREASKRNRRRRPKPKDSAQSKEETSKKDDDEEDGDNWELPEGDLPY, encoded by the exons ATGGCGTTTTCCCTCACTTCTCTCTCCAAATCACTTTCTTCTCTCCTCCCTTCCCAACATTCACTACCAAATCTCCCCCAAAACCCACCAAATTTCGCCCCGCCGGTTTCTCTATCAGACCCCAAATCAACATCCATTCGTCTTTCTTCCTGTTTGACCACACCGGCCGAAGAAACCAATGCCATAACATGCCCATCGTTAGCCTACGCCAATACCCTTTTCTTCAAATCGGGTCACTACAACGTCCAGGTGGTGGTGGCGGACAACGAAGCGGAGGATAAGCTGTTGGGCCGGTTCAGGAGAGCCGTGTTTAAAGCCGGTGTTATACAGGAATGCAAAAGGAGGATGTTCTTTGAGAGCTCACAGGAAAAAAAGAAGCGTAAAGTAAGAGAAGCTTCTAAAAGGAACCGCAGAAG ACGCCCGAAACCGAAGGATTCGGCACAATCTAAAGAGGAAACCAGTAAGAAGGATGACGATGAAGAAGATGGAGATAATTGGGAGCTTCCTGAAGGAGACTTGCCTTATTAA
- the LOC121219330 gene encoding telomere length regulation protein TEL2 homolog, which translates to MEAAAAAKSKREVESKVMEKVGEVIREIERAKHVEQVICALHSLAVLLFPIDSSLLSGSIDEHYKDQVIVAKVHAANERDDWWRAFYQGAAFPTLARVLLLEVASNWLTCFPLSAKKHIYDVFFANGLSTEVVQVLVPHLQLTSSDVFDVNVVLSNVERLLVLCLLDNDGVFKMALDLAVSPHSEDTINERLKSVVSRVAHIVTSIPDKARLRAPPLLSSHLFFKQITIQLLIGLVERQATTDKSEMDVNLSFLGEIFSRIVRRGSSDVLLSEVTPQVLRHVRSCLSSNTDVVDTDVFESNPESQFWLKIMEAITDSYTVERIAEQLLRQLAIEHASDIEAYWVLWILFHQLLKSQSSVRSMFVDKFLLWKVFPVCCLQWILQFAVLECSPIKDSWTKGHEATNGLLDIVQRLAAVWSKRDFVQSAPLEQQAYITAALGLCLEKMSKEELDKTKDAMHSILQGVSCRLESPADLVRKMASTIALVFSKVVDPKNPLYLDDSCNGETIDWEFGLTTSEKGSLSVSNAEKQIDETGTSTSATLSEDLARAADGGKGSGVKSKSKKSSEFSLVDPDEIIDPATLNYESVSDENDDDDASENSDSCDSSLQPYDLTDDDTDLKRKISQLVDVVGALRKSDDADGVQRALDVAESLIRASPDELTHLAGDLVRTLVQVRCSDVAVEGEEEPAEEKRQRALIALVVTRPFESLDTLNKLLYSPNVDVCQRIMILDVMTLAAEELANAKTMKPKHQKGPLISTISEPQPWFLPSNTGPPGAGSWKEVSDTGTLLNWSIRNERELPLKPGQVKRGKTRRWNLRSGNIQESQTEWSQNKFPLYAAAFMLPAMQGFDKKRHGVDLLGQDFIVLGKLIYMLGVCMKCASMHPEASALAPLLLDMLRAREVCHHKEAYVRRAILFAASCVLIAVHPSSIASSLVEGNIKISEGLEWIRTWALHVADSDPDRECYTMAVSCLQLHSEMALLASRALESTETTFKAKTISLSSNLSKGTIKIPNSNIQYY; encoded by the exons ATGGAGGCGGCGGCGGCGGCGAAGAGCAAGAGAGAGGTGGAGAGCAAAGTGATGGAGAAGGTCGGCGAAGTGATAAGGGAAATAGAAAGAGCAAAGCACGTCGAGCAAGTGATTTGCGCTCTTCACTCTTTAGCTGTTCTTCTCTTCCCCATCGATTCCTCTCTTCTCTCAG GGAGCATTGACGAGCATTATAAAGACCAG GTTATTGTTGCAAAAGTTCATGCTGCAAATGAAAGGGATGATTGGTGGAGGGCATTTTATCAAGGAGCTGCTTTTCCAACACTGGCTCGTGTTTTGTTGCTTG AGGTTGCTTCCAATTGGCTCACATGTTTCCCTCTTTCAGCAAAGAAACATATCTATGATGTTTTCTTTGCCAATGGACTTTCAACTGAAGTTGTACAGGTTTTGGTTCCTCACCTACAGCTGACCAGCAGTGATGTTTTCGATGTTAATGTTGTTCTGTCAAATGTAGAAAG GTTGCTTGTTCTTTGCCTTCTCGACAATGATGGGGTGTTTAAAATGGCTTTAGACTTAGCTGTTTCACCCCATTCAGAAGATACTATAAATGAAAGGCTCAAGTCAGTTGTGTCTAGGGTAGCACATATCGTAACATCTATTCCCGACAAAGCACGATTGAGAGCCCCGCCTTTACTTTCATCACA TTTGTTTTTCAAGCAGATCACTATTCAACTTCTGATTGGCTTGGTAGAAAGGCAGGCCACCACTGATAAAAGTGAGATGGATGTTAACCTTTCATTTCTTGGAGAAATATTTTCCCGCATCGTTCGACGTGGATCTTCAG ATGTGCTGTTAAGTGAAGTAACTCCCCAGGTTCTCAGACATGTTCGAAGTTGCTTATCTTCAAACACTGATGTAGTTGACACTGATGTATTTGAGTCAAACCCTGAATCTCAATTTTGGTTAAAGATAATGGAAGCAATAACAGATTCCTACACTGTTGAAAGAATTGCAGAACAGCTTTTGCGTCAGCTTGCAATTGAGCATGCAAGTGATATTGAAGCTTACTGGGTTCTTTGGATATTGTTTCATCAGTTACTAAAATCTCAGTCATCAGTCAG GTCCATGTTTGTTGACAAGTTTTTACTGTGGAAAGTATTTCCTGTTTGTTGCCTGCAGTGGATCTTGCAATTTGCTGTTCTTGAATGCTCACCCATTAAAGATTCGTGGACTAAAGGTCACGAAGCCACCAATGGTCTCTTAGACATAGTGCAACGCCTGGCTGCCGTATGGTCAAAAAGGGACTTTGTACAATCAGCCCCACTAGAGCAGCAAGCTT ATATAACTGCTGCTTTAGGCCTTTGTCTGGAGAAGATGTCCAAAGAGGAACTAGATAAAACAAAGGATGCAATGCACTCAATTCTTCAAGGAGTCAGCT GTAGGCTGGAGAGCCCTGCAGACCTAGTGCGAAAAATGGCTAGCACTATCGCTTTAGTGTTCTCTAAAGTAGTTGATCCAAAAAATCCTCTATATCTTGATGACAGCTGCAATGGGGAGACCATTGACTGGGAATTCGGATTAACCACCTCTGAGAAAGGGAGCTTGTCAGTCTCAAATGCAGAAAAACAAATTGATGAAACAGGGACGTCAACCAGCGCCACTTTAAGTGAAGACTTAGCACGTGCAGCTGATGGTGGGAAAGGAAGTGGGGTGAAGAGTAAAAGCAAGAAATCCTCAGAGTTCAGTTTGGTTGATCCAGATGAGATTATTGATCCAGCTACTCTAAATTATGAATCGGTCTctgatgaaaatgatgatgatgatgcgaGTGAGAATTCTGATTCATGTGACTCCTCTTTGCAGCCATACGACTTGACAGATGATGAcacagatttaaaaagaaaaatttcacaGCTGGTTGATGTGGTTGGAGCCTTAAGGAAATCTGATGATGCTGATGGG GTGCAGAGGGCTCTAGATGTTGCTGAAAGTCTTATACGAGCATCACCTGATGAACTAACACATTTAGCAGGTGATCTTGTTCGAACTCTTGTACAGGTTCGTTGCTCTGATGTAGCTGTAGAAGGTGAGGAAGAACCGGCTGAAGAGAAGCGGCAAAGAGCTTTGATAGCATTGGTTGTCACACGTCCATTTGAATCTCTTGATACCCTAAACAAACTATTATATTCACCGAATGTAGATGTTTGTCAACGCATAATGATACTTGATGTCATGACTCTGGCAGCAGAGGAGCTTGCAAATGCTAAAACTATGAAACCTAAACATCAAAAAGGGCCCCTCATATCAACCATTTCAGAACCTCAACCCTGGTTCTTGCCTAGCAATACAGGGCCTCCTGGCGCTGGATCATGGAAAGAGGTCTCAGATACGGGAACCCTTCTGAACTGGTCGATCCGAAATGAAAGAGAACTTCCACTAAAACCCGGTCAGGTCAAGAGAGGAAAGACTCGCCGGTGGAACCTTAGATCAGGAAATATACAAGAAAGCCAAACTGAATGGTCTCAGAATAAGTTTCCTCTCTATGCGGCAGCATTTATGCTTCCAGCTATGCAGGGATTTGATAAGAAAAGACATGGTGTTGACTTGCTTGGTCAAGACTTTATTGTCCTTGGAAAACTCATCTACATGCTTGGTGTTTGCATGAAATGTGCTTCCATGCATCCCGAAGCATCTGCATTGGCTCCTCTTCTTCTTGATATGTTAAGAGCCAG GGAGGTGTGCCATCACAAAGAAGCATATGTCAGGAGAGCTATCCTTTTTGCAGCATCATGTGTGCTCATTGCTGTTCATCCTTCTTCTATAGCATCTTCCTTGGTTGAAGGAAATATCAAAATCTCTGAAGGGCTTGAATGGATTCGTACATGGGCCCTTCACGTTGCCGATTCCGACCCAGATAGAGAATGCTATACG ATGGCTGTATCATGTCTCCAACTACATTCTGAGATGGCCCTTTTAGCTTCCCGAGCGCTAGAGTCAACCGAAACTACATTCAAAGCCAAGACTATTAGTCTTTCATCCAATCTTTCGAAAGGAACAATCAAAATCCCCAACTCCAATATTCAATACTACTAG
- the LOC121219333 gene encoding uncharacterized protein isoform X1 codes for MSQNPSKASKNLRLRVIMGVGKKCGVFFHEVLLMISSLSLFFRTLKQESHDTHEVHCSRERSRAAWQIIDDYLMPFVEEEGYQISTDCRLLPDNDLFRDQERHKIHLDVNEWRCGYCKKSFRAERFLDQHFDNRHYNLLNVNQSKCLADLCGALHCDFVINSNLLKAKCNPAAAARNRHLCESLANSCFPISQGPSARRLHELFLRQFCDAHTCSGKAKPFPRGGKKQTNLLYMATSILLMMLLPLFYLLYYLYQRDMKQETQVLRRVSQVGRKAKPS; via the exons ATGTCACAAAATCccag CAAGGCTTCGAAGAATCTTCGGCTGCGAG TGATCATGGGTGTTGGAAAAAAATGTGGTGTCTTCTTTCATGAAGTTCTGCTGATGATATCATCATTATCCTTATTCTTTAGGACTCTTAAGCAGGAATCGCATGATACTCATGAAGTACATTGTTCCAGAGAAAGAAGTAGGGCAGCCTGGCAGATTATAGATGAT TATTTGATGCCATTCGTTGAAGAAGAAGGGTATCAGATTTCAACTGACTGTAGGCTTCTTCCAGACAATGATCTTTTTAGGGATCAAGAGCGACACAAGATTCATTTGGATGTAAACGAGTGGCGGTGTGGATATTGTAAGAAAAGCTTTCGTGCTGAAAGATTTCTTGACCAGCATTTTGACAACAGGCACTACAATCTTCTAAATGTT AATCAAAGTAAGTGCTTGGCTGACTTATGTGGAGCATTGCATTGTGATTTTGTGATAAATTCCAATTTGCTCAAGGCCAAGTGCAATCCTGCTGCTGCAGCGAGGAACCGCCATCTTTGTGAG AGTCTTGCCAATAGCTGTTTTCCTATTAGTCAGGGTCCATCTGCCAGACGCCTCCATG AATTGTTTCTGCGCCAATTTTGTGATGCTCACACTTGCTCTGGAAAAGCAAAACCTTTCCCTAGAGGAGGAAAG AAGCAAACAAATTTACTCTACATGGCTACATCAATACTACTTATGATGCTGCTTCCTCTTTtctatcttctttattatttatatcaaag AGACATGAAGCAAGAAACCCAAGTGCTAAGACGAGTGTCACAAGTTGGACGGAAAGCAAAACCTTCATAG
- the LOC121219333 gene encoding uncharacterized protein isoform X2, translating into MGRAKAITSIILIQFILLHVTKSQQGFEESSAARTLKQESHDTHEVHCSRERSRAAWQIIDDYLMPFVEEEGYQISTDCRLLPDNDLFRDQERHKIHLDVNEWRCGYCKKSFRAERFLDQHFDNRHYNLLNVNQSKCLADLCGALHCDFVINSNLLKAKCNPAAAARNRHLCESLANSCFPISQGPSARRLHELFLRQFCDAHTCSGKAKPFPRGGKKQTNLLYMATSILLMMLLPLFYLLYYLYQRDMKQETQVLRRVSQVGRKAKPS; encoded by the exons ATGGGAAGAGCCAAAGCAATAACTTCAATTATTCTCATTCAATTTATATTGCTGCATGTCACAAAATCccag CAAGGCTTCGAAGAATCTTCGGCTGCGAG GACTCTTAAGCAGGAATCGCATGATACTCATGAAGTACATTGTTCCAGAGAAAGAAGTAGGGCAGCCTGGCAGATTATAGATGAT TATTTGATGCCATTCGTTGAAGAAGAAGGGTATCAGATTTCAACTGACTGTAGGCTTCTTCCAGACAATGATCTTTTTAGGGATCAAGAGCGACACAAGATTCATTTGGATGTAAACGAGTGGCGGTGTGGATATTGTAAGAAAAGCTTTCGTGCTGAAAGATTTCTTGACCAGCATTTTGACAACAGGCACTACAATCTTCTAAATGTT AATCAAAGTAAGTGCTTGGCTGACTTATGTGGAGCATTGCATTGTGATTTTGTGATAAATTCCAATTTGCTCAAGGCCAAGTGCAATCCTGCTGCTGCAGCGAGGAACCGCCATCTTTGTGAG AGTCTTGCCAATAGCTGTTTTCCTATTAGTCAGGGTCCATCTGCCAGACGCCTCCATG AATTGTTTCTGCGCCAATTTTGTGATGCTCACACTTGCTCTGGAAAAGCAAAACCTTTCCCTAGAGGAGGAAAG AAGCAAACAAATTTACTCTACATGGCTACATCAATACTACTTATGATGCTGCTTCCTCTTTtctatcttctttattatttatatcaaag AGACATGAAGCAAGAAACCCAAGTGCTAAGACGAGTGTCACAAGTTGGACGGAAAGCAAAACCTTCATAG